One region of Bombus affinis isolate iyBomAffi1 chromosome 3, iyBomAffi1.2, whole genome shotgun sequence genomic DNA includes:
- the LOC126914652 gene encoding transcriptional activator cubitus interruptus isoform X3 — protein sequence MSPALGMHPGMAPHLQQLQAHLLRSAAAAALLPHAHPLQPPAPPPPPPHPHPHAHGLSPHSQLYPGVPPHSTASATLGPHGGGLPPKTESTESCRKASESSTRSVTAEADTSSRRASTKVKREPATTTTNAATTTAPPTHPQGLSPSEDLRDEPGDFIETNCHWRDCGLEFPTQDDLVKHINNDHIHANKKSFVCGWEECSREEKPFKAQYMLVVHMRRHTGEKPHKCTFEGCFKAYSRLENLKTHLRSHTGEKPYTCEYPGCSKAFSNASDRAKHQNRTHSNEKPYVCKAPGCTKRYTDPSSLRKHVKTVHGAEFYANKKHKGGGGDGGGSDEAGAGGHSPSRSEDLHPKTPSLSSPSVKSESEANSPPSMMQQQGSPLVGGCNDEVAGVSALTGDGVALAEEPWNEEPDDLDIADLPVALRAMVGGMESQQQQQPPPPASRNRLKGRLNAKGMPSLPVSVSGMRGTRGMGPQGNIGDLNRRITDLKMEGGGPARQTSLSDLQLRLQPLNEPRRDSNSTVSTYYGSMKSTDFGSRRSSQASGVSAVRMGQTGPGSFYDPISPGTSRRSSQMSTTSGRMNPPSHLQGPYSTSNLVVQTQNMSLQGIQGMPGDWNGPSGHCTQPSGDRRMSEPTRGHQTQRNSPPVPPRPRSAQLPEHHPNQEVILDEVGEGEMVENKLVIPDEMMQYLNQVQAGGTQVNCRSSPLPICQSPICTNPLHYQRQIQPTCNYNQSHQQTCYPPPQPAQPTCTNYQNTSPSPYNQCPSSRPPQPNSQYCPPPTYPSQPNGGQVLSPAAGQVMSPGSHYAPSHISDQPLTSPAAGALAPQHPPQNLPQNSAQLTRNCPQNHMHHGYYPSYNCQAQMNANCTGNPTSQVNHHTNSVCAPPNHSSMNQQQCVQMRSAGNCPQLSPHCTQQPAISNQTTVSHANPQCGQVANQCTRLMVTPNGQVSNIHPVQQSTVPNQCAQMSPHCSQLNINNQAKPITNITSLQGCQQQTPQQNTPCLQMVNCAHPNGGHRSVNDSTLPKRTSPQLCTAQQTNCRIQQQQHTCTHNCARTNPPNHQQYNCNCQWGYGGDQCYHEQSGAAIPEIQCRDISQSQQGSPMKPPQGMRQDSYRRTLEYVQQCRNWSGNAQTHETNVSSSTHPMSLPQPLPSSANMVVNDMTSSLSSLLEENRYLQMIQ from the exons ATGAGCCCAGCTTTGGGAATGCACCCAGGAATGGCGCCACACCTGCAGCAACTTCAGGCGCATCTTTTAAGGAGCGCAGCTGCCGCAGCTCTTCTACCCCATGCTCATCCTCTACAACCCCCTGCACCACCTCCACCACCACCTCATCCACACCCCCATGCCCACGGATTATCGCCGCATTCGCAATTATACCCCGGTGTGCCACCTCATTCCACAGCCTCAGCAACCCTCGGACCACATGGAGGAGGATTACCGCCAAAAACTGAG AGCACGGAGTCCTGCAGAAAAGCGTCAGAATCGTCGACCAGGTCGGTGACGGCCGAGGCGGACACGTCTTCGAGGAGAGCTTCTACGAAGGTAAAAAGGGAGCctgcgacgacgacgacgaacgCTGCCACGACCACAGCACCACCTACCCATCCTCAAGGACTTAGCCCTAGCGAAGATCTTCGAGATGAGCCTGGAGATTTTATCGAAACGAACTGTCACTGGAGAGACTGTGGTCTTGAGTTTCCTACTCAG GATGATCTTGTGAAGCACATCAACAATGACCATATACATGCGAACAAGAAGAGCTTCGTTTGTGGTTGGGAGGAGTGCTCGAGGGAGGAAAAGCCATTTAAGGCTCAATACATGTTGGTGGTGCACATGAGAAGGCACACCGGTGAAAAACCTCATAAGTGTACT TTCGAGGGATGTTTCAAAGCATATTCGCGCCTGGAGAACTTGAAGACGCATCTGAGATCCCATACCGGAGAAAAACCATATACTTGTGAATATCCTGGTTGCAGCAAGGCATTTAGTAATGCTAGCGATCGCGCGAAACACCAAAACAGGACTCATTCCAACGag AAACCATACGTTTGCAAGGCGCCAGGTTGCACGAAAAGGTACACCGATCCATCATCTCTGAGAAAACACGTGAAAACTGTGCACGGCGCAGAATTCTACGCTAATAAGAAGCACAAAGGAGGCGGTGGAGATGGCGGAGGCAGTGACGAAGCTGGTGCAGGTGGCCATAGTCCTAGCAGAAGCGAAGATCTCCATCCGAAGACACCTAGTTTGTCAAGTCCAAGTGTGAAATCTGAAAGTGAAGCGAATAGTCCACCTAGTATGATGCAGCAACAAGGTAGCCCATTAGTTGGTGGTTGCAATGACGAAGTTGCTGGTGTCAGTGCATTGACTGGTGATGGCGTTGCCTTGGCTGAGGAACCTTGGAACGAGGAACCCGATGACTTGGACATCGCTGATCTGCCAGTTGCTCTACGTGCCATG GTTGGCGGAATGGAAtcgcagcaacagcaacaacctCCTCCTCCTGCTTCGAGGAATCGTCTGAAAGGCAGACTGAACGCAAAGGGCATGCCGAGCTTGCCAGTAAGCGTGTCCGGTATGAGGGGAACACGTGGTATGGGTCCTCAGGGTAACATTGGCGACCTGAACAGGAGGATCACTGACCTGAAAATGGAGGGTGGCGGTCCCGCCCGCCAAACGAGTCTTTCTGACCTGCAACTCAGGCTGCAACCTCTCAATGAGCCACGAAGGGACAGCAACAGTACTGTGAGCACCTATTACGGTAGCATGAAGTCCACGGACTTTGGTAGTAGAAGAAGCAGCCAGGCTAGCGGGGTCAGCGCTGTCAGAATGGGTCAAACTGGTCCTGGAAGCTTCTACGATCCCATCAGTCCAGGAACATCACGAAGAAGCAGTCAAATGAGTACCACTTCCGGTAGAATGAACCCACCGAGTCACCTTCAAGGACCATACTCGACGAGCAATCTTGTCGTTCAGACGCAAAATATGTCTCTTCAG GGTATCCAGGGTATGCCAGGAGATTGGAACGGTCCAAGCGGCCATTGTACGCAACCATCCGGTGATCGTCGCATGTCAGAACCCACCAGGGGTCACCAGACCCAAAGAAATTCACCGCCTGTACCACCTAGACCAAGGTCTGCTCAACTTCCAGAACATCATCCTAATCAGGAAGTCATTCTGGATGAGGTTGGAGAAGGTGAAATGGTGGAGAATAAGCTGGTCATTCCTGATGAAATGATGCAGTACTTGAATCAA GTTCAAGCAGGAGGAACTCAGGTGAATTGCCGCAGCAGTCCCTTACCAATTTGCCAGTCCCCAATTTGCACAAATCCCTTGCACTACCAACGTCAAATACAGCCTACTTGCAACTACAACCAGTCTCACCAACAAACCTGCTACCCGCCACCACAACCAGCTCAACCAACATGCACGAACTATCAGAATACCTCTCCATCTCCTTACAACCAATGTCCTAGCTCTAGACCTCCTCAACCTAATTCACAATACTGTCCTCCACCCACTTATCCATCTCAACCGAACGGCGGGCAAGTGCTCAGTCCAGCAGCGGGTCAAGTCATGTCACCAGGATCTCATTACGCTCCCAGTCACATCAGCGATCAGCCTCTAACTTCACCAGCAGCTGGTGCCCTAGCGCCTCAGCATCCTCCTCAAAATCTTCCTCAAAACTCTGCTCAGTTAACTAGGAACTGTCCCCAAAACCACATGCACCATGGCTACTACCCAAGTTACAATTGTCAGGCACAAATGAACGCGAACTGTACCGGAAATCCAACCAGCCAAGTGAACCACCACACAAATTCCGTTTGTGCTCCACCGAATCACAGCTCTATGAACCAACAACAGTGCGTGCAGATGCGTTCAGCTGGCAATTGTCCACAATTGTCTCCTCACTGCACTCAACAGCCAGCTATATCTAATCAGACAACTGTGAGCCATGCTAATCCGCAGTGTGGTCAAGTAGCCAATCAATGTACCAGGCTAATGGTGACACCTAATGGCCAAGTGTCAAATATTCACCCTGTTCAGCAGAGCACGGTGCCCAACCAATGTGCTCAGATGTCGCCACACTGTTCTCAGCTGAACATCAACAACCAAGCTAAACCAATCACCAACATAACCAGTCTCCAGGGCTGTCAACAACAAACACCACAGCAAAATACACCTTGCCTGCAAATGGTCAATTGCGCTCATCCCAATGGCGGCCATAGATCAGTGAACGATTCTACTTTACCGAAGAGGACGTCTCCACAGTTGTGCACTGCTCAGCAGACTAATTGCAGGATACAACAGCAGCAACATACTTGTACACACAATTGTGCTCGAACCAATCCTCCAAATCATCAACAGTACAATTGTAATTGTCAATGGGGTTACGGCGGAGATCAATGTTACCACGAGCAAAGCGGTGCTGCTATACCAGAGATTCAATGCAGAGACATCAGTCAATCTCAACAAGGATCTCCTATGAAGCCTCCTCAAGGAATGAGACAAGATTCGTACAGAAGGACACTGGAGTATGTGCAGCAGTGCAGAAACTGGTCTGGAAACGCACAGACCCACGAAACAAATGTCTCTAGTTCTACTCACCCCATGTCGCTGCCACAGCCATTGCCATCAAGTGCCAATATGGTGGTCAACGACATGACTTCGTCTCTGAGTTCGTTGCTCGAGGAGAACAGATACTTACAGATGATTCAGTGA